TGGACCTTTCACCCAACATAGATTATAAAATCGTTCTTGACTTTAAGATGGAAAGTAGCATCTATGGGTTTCCCGTGCCAGTGAACTTCAACATCGCACTTCCTGACGGAACCAAGCGAACCGGCACGGTAGATTTTGCGGCATATGCAAGAGGATCATGCCAGAATCTCATTCTACACAAATTCAAGATGTCCCCGAAAAATGTGGGGCAAGTCGAATTTCGAATTTATGAAGTTGTCACGGGGCAATGGAAGGGTGGGCTTGTCATCAGAGCCGTTTCACTCATGCCAATAGCGTAAGTTAGATGACCGAAAAAATTTACTTTATGTTTATGTAAAATACTTGAAGGGACAAATTTTCAGGTACTGATGAGAGCTTTATTATTGAGTTACTGAACTAATTGGGTCATGTTTCCATGGCATACACATAATAATGATCATAAGTGATAATTGCATCGGCTCACATCGACAACAAGGTGAAAGAATGGAAGATCAGAAGATGGAGAAGGGAAATTGGTCAAGAAAACAGAAAAGTCAAAACAACCACCCACAATCGTGGGCCATTTTGACACGTGCCGATGCAGTTGAAGGATCATCAGCAGATGGGCTCCATGCTCGGCTTGAAGAGGGAGTGCTATTGGACAGAAAAACCAAGGTAAGCGGCGTGCGGTTGCCATTCGTGGCGAagtgaaatttcatttttccatttacattttttttttcgataacaAAAGTGACGTTTTCTagatcttaatttttttctaaaatatttcgTGACTATGAAAATGCATAGTTTTGATCCTCAATCTTTGACCGTCTTCCTACCTATCTTGGTGATCATTAACATATTTTTTGGTTACTTTAGCCCTCAAGTTTAGAAAATTTAGCGACTTCATCTGTTAAACTGAAATGACATAGATGAATGAGAATGACTAATCATTACTACTAGAAAACTAACCAtcttcgaggacgaattccaTGTCATATAAGTAAGATATGTAGttgatgcttttttttttaatgagttAACTGTCTTGTTTATTGACAGATATACTCAAAAGTTAATCAAAAGAGCAtgataaatggttatgtacTTTGCATAATCGACAACCATATCAACAAGTCATGGATTGATCATCCAGGACTGTACAAGATATAGTTTATGGTCAAATGCATTAACCCTCCGCTGATATTTGAAGAAATGACTTTTAACCCTATTTGTTGAGAATATATACACTTAGTCCCATTTGACTTAGTTGaccaaattattattttttgaggAATACTAATTAGGATCATAACTCTtagttttttcctttttagtcCATGCATTTATTGTTTTACTAAATAAAGTTCACATTGCATAAAATATTCATACACagtctttattatttttattttttatttaatgagtaaaaattaaaaataaataataaaaattgttGAAACCTTTGATCTAGAGGACAAATAAAAAGTGCGAAGGGGGTGGCCATTGCAGGGCACTAGGAATGAAAGTAGAAGTCCGAAAATCGAGATTCAACCGgaagaaaaaattgaacacTCGATTTCAATTCCAGAAGTTCATACCTAATTCAGTTCTCatatttttgaataaattGGATAGGTACCCAACCTAcccaaatttaaatttcaaaataaatttaggGTTCTAAATATCTAAATTTTTCTTACGCTATTTTGAGTTTGTATCTGaaattagtttttcttttttacgcGTATTACACTCAACGATTCACTAATGACCACCGCCCCAAGAAACATTATTGGaggcctttttcctctctatttgaccaaattctttcttatttttatttttatttttaatattttttatttataaaatttagaatatattaaaaagcctttatacaaatattttatgaaatgtgattgttttatttagtaaaaaattaaatgtatggactggaaaagaaaaattcataagTTATGAACCCAATcgatatttttctcaaaaataataattggtcAATTAAGTCAAATGAGGCTAAGTGCATATATTCTCAATAAATGGGGTTAAATGCCATTTTTCCAGATCACAAGGAAGTTATGTGCATTTTACCCTATTATGTCTAAATATTGTTTAGATCTTTTAAAGTTTCTTCGGTTCTTCCTAAGccctagatttttttttatttggcttTCGATTATTAGCAGAAGTACATGATTGATGCTGCATCGAACAAGAACATGTTCATGGTGTTAGCAAGAGGTTTTGCAATTGCATGGGGAAACGATACTAGGTATTGGACTTGGAAACCGGACAAACGTAACAGGTACCTTACTGCTGTCCTTATGCTTGTAATATGAGAAGTTCTTTGCTTCATGCCATTCTATAAAACTTCAGTCTAATGCAAGAATAAGATCTCTCTCGCAATCAGACAAGCTAATAGAAGGCACTAttactatataaaaaaaaatgtgaactCGTATACCGATCCGTAGCCATATAGGATATAAATTTGAGACTGAAAATTAATAGATGCATTTGATTTCCAAAGATGCCTGAACATCTGCCATAGTCTTTACTCATTAATTTTGCAGGGAAGAAGAATTGGCCCGACTAAAAGCTGTTTGTTGGCTCGATATTGCGGGCAATCTCCAGACAATTGACCTCTCTCCAGAAACAGAATATGAAATCGTTCTCCATGTCAAGATCGGGAGAAGAAGTTTTGGATTCTTCATCCCAATTAACTTCAAGATAACATTGGCAGATGGAACTCAATGGGAGGACTCGGTAGATCTCAGTGCATATGCAAAAGGTTCATGGCATGATATTGCACTTCATAAATTTAAAACGCCATCCAATAATGCAGGAGAAGTGGAATTTCGCATTTATGAACATAGTGGGCACTGGAAGGGTGGGCTAGTCCTTAGAGGAGTCTCATTTAAGCCAAAATGAGATGCCGTCATAGGTGAACAGCCAAGTATGGTATACCATGTTGTACATATCGACATCGACCTAGTAAGATAGTTGATGATATTGCTTTAGTCATAATCTTTCTTATTGGTAACTATTGTAAATCGATCATGAAGCAGGATAGTGGCCTGTATATAGGGGAGATTGTATTATATTAGGAAACTGTTATATTAATTAGGGATGAGATTGTATTATACTAGGAAATCATTATATTAATTAGGGATGAGATTGTATGTGTGTATACCTGTAATTCCTAGGCTACATCTTGTATATATTTGTGTCTCAAATTCTATCAATGAATCAAGCTTTTCAGCCTCTCTAATAGTTTTACATTGTATCATATCGCTCTATTATGAGCATTTAGGGTCTGTGGTATGTCCTGTTTATTCAAATTTGCGCCTTTGTGTTGTTCCTGTGTATGCCCTGAGCGCCACTGACAGTCCTGGTGATTTTCTGATCTCTTACCATTTCAACTGCGACAATTACCTCACATGGTTTCCTGCCATGCGGACAGATCTATGTGTGAAGAATAAGCTTTCATTGATTGTACCACTGTTAGACCGAAGGAGGGTAATCCGCAAGAAGATGAGTGGGAGAAATGCAATTCCGTGTGATCAGTGCTTGGATCTCCAACTCCATTGAATAGTACCCTCTAAGCTAGTATCGTATGTGTAAAGGAGGCATATGTGCTGTGGGAAAATCTGAAGATGCATTTTCCACAGGGTAACAAAACGAGGATTCACCAGCTTAAATCTGAGATATGTCTACTCAGACGGGAGGGAGAGGGACGTACAGTTGTCGGatattattcaaaatttagAGGACCAATGCTAGACTAAAAACACCCGATGCAAACTTATCCATCATACTAAGAATCTAGAAAAAATGAACAGGCCCAACTCAACATTAGACAAGAAAGTCTAGCAACTCAATTCACGCAATAAATTCAGTTTTCCTGCTCATACCTTGTTTTATGAGTGCATTGGGTGCTAATATAGTTGGCCTCTCAGAGATTGTGGACGAATTTTACCTATCCAGAAGAGCGAGCACTCAGATTTGAGATCATGTTGAAGTCTGAAGTCATCCTCAGGGGAGATCATTCTCTTTTGTGACCCAAGTAAAGGCATTACAAATGTCTGTACAATTTATTTGAACTCCACTGCACCTGGTGCTGCTGCAGTTAATTGCGGCTCTTCTCACTGCTATCACCTTGGCCTCATTTGATTCCTTGACTCCAATGGGCTCTAAGATAATAGGCAAATTATATATCCCTTTGAGTCCCTTAGGATGCTGCCAATGCTTGATCTTCCCGGTTTGCCTAAAGACGATCCATCCACCTCCACTTGAACCAGCCACCTGATGGAGGAGGCCATTGTATTCTCAATCCGTTCTAGAGTGGGAAGAGTTTGACAATATCTCTTGACACCGTCGGCGAATCGAAGAAGATTTGAAGAAGAACATGGGAAATTGGTTCTTTTGCCTTCAACCCAAACCGACATCATACAGATAATTATAGGGAAAATATTTTGATATGAAAACGATTTGTTATTGAAAATGATATTATCCCTGTCCAGCCGAATAGTCCATACCGTTGCAAAGAAAACCATATGCCACACTTTTGATTGAAACTCGCCCTTTGGAAAGTAGGACCATTGAAAAAATAGGTGGGAAGGGAAGAAGGGAGTACCCATATCAACCCCATCATCTCGCTGCTTCGTTCCAAATACCCCAAAATATGCCGGCAATTGATAAAGATGTGCTTTGGAGTTTCATGTCTACTCCAAACCAAAGAAAGGATAGACATTTTTTCTCACTAGAAGCTTTGTCGGGTAAGGATGGGGCACATCTGAAGAAGCTTTGCCTGGTAAGGATTTCATTTCGTTAGAATAATTGATATGGATGCCTCGATGCACATGTCGGGATCAAAGGGCCATCTTATTGATTGTCTGGATATTCGATCGTCGCTCATCCCCGGTGTACATTCCTGATAGCAAATCTGTCCAGGCCAAACAGAGAGGGAAAAATAGTCTTTATTGGGGGCAATTTTATCCTTAATAATGTTTTCTTTGTGCTAGGATTTGCAAGCAACCTTATATTACTTGGCAATTGTCTAAATTGCTTAATGacttttttcttggatttttttcGTATAGAATCGCACTACGAGGAAGACGATTGGAGTTGATGAGATCCAGGGGTTATTATCTAAGGTGGTGACATCCACGGTTTTTGCATTCCAAGCTGGCAAGCCGGGCAGATTGGCAACTCTGACATCAGAAACTTGGGGCATCCTATATGTGctgtacatatatacacatgagCCAAACACGTCGAGATATAGGGCATGATAGGATAATCGATATCCTAAACTCACATTTGCTGACGGCTGGATAGGGTTAAAGTTAGGGATTGACTgtgatataattattaagaacTTAATCCCAAATAGAGGATGGGATAAGGGTGGATAAGGATAATTTTTAAGGcacaataataaaaatgcaCCCCTTGTTG
This Punica granatum isolate Tunisia-2019 unplaced genomic scaffold, ASM765513v2 Contig00383, whole genome shotgun sequence DNA region includes the following protein-coding sequences:
- the LOC116190208 gene encoding lectin-like, giving the protein MESSIYGFPVPVNFNIALPDGTKRTGTVDFAAYARGSCQNLILHKFKMSPKNVGQVEFRIYEVVTGQWKGGLVIRAVSLMPIADNCIGSHRQQGERMEDQKMEKGNWSRKQKSQNNHPQSWAILTRADAVEGSSADGLHARLEEGVLLDRKTKKYMIDAASNKNMFMVLARGFAIAWGNDTRYWTWKPDKRNREEELARLKAVCWLDIAGNLQTIDLSPETEYEIVLHVKIGRRSFGFFIPINFKITLADGTQWEDSVDLSAYAKGSWHDIALHKFKTPSNNAGEVEFRIYEHSGHWKGGLVLRGVSFKPK